In Stanieria sp. NIES-3757, the DNA window TGGTTGCTATACTACCCACGCGGATCAGAAGAAGTTCAATCGTTATTGTGAAGGATTACTTTATCAAGCAGAATTGTTTGCAACTCTCGCAACTACCATTGATGAGGAAAGGTTCGATTGCGGCACACTTTCCCATTATTTAAATGGTAACCCAAATTTTGTCAAGAGTCAACCCTGGCAATCATTAATTGAAATTGCCTGGAAAAAAGTTTTATTCAATCAATTCCACGACATCTTACCTGGAACATCGATTCCCGAAGTATTTGCGGAAGCAAATCAGGATTGGCAAGCAGTAATAGAGATAGGAGAAACCATCCTTAAACAAGCTTTAGCTGCGATCGCGTCTCAAATCAAATTACCTCTACCACCGCAACCGACTGCCAAACCAATTGTAATTTTCAACTCTCTCAACTGGATCAGAGATGAAGTTGTTAGTCTTGCTGCAACTAAATCTAATTGGGAAGTATACGATTTACAGGGCAATAAATTACCATCTCAACTAAGTTGCGACAATCAATTATTATTTTTAGCCGAAGCTATTCCTTCAGTAGGTTATCGTTTGTTTTGGATAGTTGCTACCGAAGTAACTCAAGAAAACCAATTTCCCGATTATTTCGTTCTTGAAAATCAATACCTTAAAGTAAAAGTTAATCCCACCACAGGAAATCTAGATAGTATATGTGAGAAAACTAACCAACAAGAAATACTCCAAGGCGCAGGAAATCAACTACAAGCTTATCGCGATCGCGGACAATATTGGGATGCTTGGGATATCGATCCTGATTATCAAAAATATCCTTTACCGCCTACAGAATTAATTTCGATTGAATGGTTAGACTATGGCACAATTCAACAACGTCTGCGAGTAATCAGAAAATTAGGTTCATCAACATTTACCCAAGATTATCTTCTACAAACCAATTCTCCCCTGTTAAAAATTACCAATACAGTAGATTGGCAAGAAACTCAGGTAGTTGTCAAAGCTGCTTTTCCTCTCAATTTGACAAGTGATTATGCTACCTATGAAATTGCTTGTGGTGCGATCGCTCGTCCTACTAATCACCAAACTAAAGCAGAACAAGCAAAATGGGAACTACCAGCTTTAAAATGGGCAGATTTAACCGATCCTCAGCAAAATTATGGTGTTAGCCTACTCAATGACTGCAAATATGGCTATGATAGTCAAAGCGATCAACTACGTTTAACCTTACTTCGTAGTTCTTTATGGCCTGATCCCACCGCAGATAAAGGAATACACCAGTTTACTTATGCTATTTATCCTCATACAAATAGCTGGGAATTAGCAAGAACTGTTCATAAAAGTTACGAATTAAATTTACCTCTTCAGGTAATAGATATAGATGTAATTCCTGCAAAGGAACAACAATTATCTCCTGTAGGAAGTTTTTTAGATTTATCAGCAGAAAATTTGATTTTAATGACACTCAAACCCGATCAAGAAACAAAAGATTTGATTTTACGTTGTTATGAATGTCATGGAAAAACAAGCCAATTATATTTACAAGGAGATTTAGATTTAAATATAAAATATCCAGTCGATTTTCTGGAGCAAAAAAAATCTAATTCTTCTTCTTTGGCTCATCCTAAATCTTATCAAGTTCAACCTTGGCAAATTATTAGCTTTAAAATAGGTTAAATTTACCTTAAAATATGATTCAGTAATAAGACAAATTTTTTATGGCTAAAGAGATAGAAAGAAAATATCTAGTTAAAGGAGAACAATGGCGTACTTTAGCAACAGGAATAATTTATCGTCAAGGATATATTCCGACAGCAGGAAACCAAACTGTTCGAGTCCGCGTGGTTGGTGAGCAAGGATATTTAACGATTAAAGGACCAAGAATTGGTATTTCCAGAACAGAATTTGAATATTTGATTCCCTTAGAAGATGCTCAAGAAATGCTACTTAATCTCTGTGCTAAACCTTTAATCGAAAAGAAACGATATAAAATAAAATATCAAGATTTGATTTGGGAAGTTGATGAGTTTTTTGGCGAAAATGCAGGTTTAATTATTGCCGAAGTAGAATTAGAATCAGAAAATCAATTGATTCATTTACCCGATTGGATCGATTGCGAAGTAACCGATCCAAAATATTTTAACTCTAATTTAATTAAACATCCTTACAGTAAATGGTAAGAAAATATAATGACACTATCTCAATCATAAAATGTAGAATAGCGTTCATGATTGATGGTAATGAAGTATTAACCAATATTTTTAAATCTTGTACCAAATCAAAGAATGTTTGTGTAGAAATGATTGGTCAATTGCCCTGACTGGATGAATCGCATTTTTTTTATTTGGTATTATTTATTAACCAAAGATTTAGGAAAGCTATAGATGGAGTTATCCTAAATAAATCTTGTCAAATATTAAAGTAAATGATGAACTTCAACAAAGTAATCAATATAAAAGATGAAAAACTAAAGCTTTAGTATATATCTTGGAGTTGTTATTGTTCTTTAATTATCGGAGTAAAAATCAAATAAAGCTTTGAGTTAGATCGCTAACAATCGGTGATCTAAATATTGATAAACTCTAAAAACAAAGCAAAGCAAGATTAAATATGAAAAATTTTTGGGATCGAGTTTTACAATTCTGCCAAACTACAACTGAAATAATCGGCGATCGCTTGATTAATGATTTTGGAAAATTACAAGCAATTCATAAAGAAGATGGTAGTTTAGTTACTAAAGCCGATCGCTGGGCAGATAACGAAATAAGAACAGCAATTATTAATACTTTCCCCGATCATGGGGTACTAACTGAAGAAACTACCCAAATTTTTCCTGATTCTCAATGGTGTTGGATTGTCGATCCAATTGACGGCACAACTAATTTTACTCGTGGTGTACCTATTTGGGCAATTTCTCTAGGGTTATTGTATGAAGGTACACCTGTTTTTGGTTTTGTTTATTTACCTCAACTAAGACAATTTTTTTATGGTTATTGGGGTGGTAATTCTGGACTAGAAATACCCACAGGTGCATATCTTAATAACCAACCAATTCATACCACGCACGATTCTCCTAGCAAAAGTCATCTCTTTAACTTCTGCGCTCGCAGTACTGAGGTACTTAAAAATCCCTTTCCTTGTAAAATTAGAATGATTGGCGTTGCCAGTTACAATTTACTCTTGGTAGCTGCTGGTGCAGCGATGGGTGGAGTAGAAGCAACCCCAAAAATCTGGGATTTAGCAGCCGTTTGGGTGATTGTTCAAGCTGCTGGGGGTAAATTTATCTTTTTAGACTCAAAACCTGTTTTTCCCCTCCAAATCGGTCAAAATTACGGCGATCTTTCCTTGCCTTGTTTAGTCGTCAGTCGAGAAGAATTAATTACAGAGTTTTTACCTTTAGTAGAGTTTTTAGGCAAAGCTAATTAAGACTTAATCGGATTTTTGAATCAATCAAAAAGATTTTTTGTATTTAGGATTAGATTATTAATACCCCGAATTTTCCAAAAGCTAAGGGCTAAAGATTAATAGCTAAAAGCTTTTTCAACATTATATCTTCATGCCTCAATTTTTTAATAAACCCAATTAGTTTTTATCGATCATGTTTATTTTGTAGCGATTTCAGGGAATTATAAACAGTGTAAATCCTGAGATAATTTTATTCTGAAAAAATAAACCATGAATATAGTAAGAGTATTTACGATTGCTAAAAACGGGTTTCAAGAAGTAATTCGCGATCGCATTCTTTATTTTGTTGGTTTCTTTTCCTTATTACTAATTCTTGCGGTTAGATTAATTCCAGAAATTGCTGCTGGTACTCACGAAAAAATTTTACTAGATTTTGGCATTGGTTCAATTGCTTTATTAAGCGTAGTAGTTGCAATCTTTGTGGGTACGAGTTTAATCAATAAAGAGATTGAAAAGCGTACTCTACTAATGTTAATTCCTAAACCAATTAGTCGAGCCGAATTAATTGTCGGCAAACACTTAGGTTTAGTCGCCGTACTAGTTGTCATGGTAGGAATCATGATGACAATCTATCTAGGAATGATGAGTTTCTCCGCAATTTCTTATCCTCTCGTAGCTTTAGCAATTTCTGCTGGTTACCTCTTGCTAGAGTTGTCATTATTAATAGCAGTTGCAATACTTTTCGGTGTATTCACCAGTTCTATCTTGGCAACTCTTTTAAGTTTTGGTGTATATTTGATGGGACACTTTAGTCAAGACTTAGTAGAATTAGGTAAATTAAGCAAGAATGAAAGCATTGAAACTTTAACTACAAGTTTGTATCTAGTATTACCAGATTTATCTCGGCTCGATCTTAAAAATGAAGCTGTCTATGGCTTATTACCCAACTATACCGATTTATTTGGTCATGCTCTTTATGGTTTATTGTATACCATTTTACTTTTGATTATTGCCATGATTATTTTCTCTCAAAAAGAATTTTAAAAATCATCAAGAGCGATCAGTTTTAATAGTCCTTTTCTTAAAAAAAGATTAATATCAATCCTAAAATTTAGATCATCGATATCAATTCACTATAAATTATAGATAGCCTCTCGACGAGATTTACTGAACTAAGTTCAATCCTAGACCAAGTAATTTTTATGTTTAATAGTTCTGGATTGAGTTTACAATTATCACCAAAACTTAATTCGATTAACAATGTGAATCTGTTAATTTTGACAGACAAAGTTACCGAGCTAGAAGCAATCATTAAAACATTAGAAACGGCAGAAGTAAATTTCACTTATGAAGCTACTAATGTTGAAGAATCTTATATTGATTTAGAGAATCAAGTCTATGATGCTATCTTATACAATTACTGTTCATCTAAAAATTATTCTATCTGTGAATCTCCCTTAGATCGAATAGATTGGTGGCTAACTAATCCTATAAAAATTCCTTTAATCTTCATCACAGATTGTTTAGGAGATGAAATAGCTACTCAATGTATTCAATCGGGTGTCAATGGATATGTTTTGAAACATAAACTTTATAAACTTCCCAGAATTTTAGAAAAAGCTTTAGTTAATTTTCATCAATATCAACAACAACTCGAACGCAAGAAACAACAAGAAGAATATATTCAAAAACTAGAGCAAGAAAAACGAGAATGGCTAGTAGCAGAAGCTGCTAAACAAGAGTTTATTTCTCATTTAAATCATGAACTTCGCAATCCCATCGCAGCTATTTTAGGGTTTGCCAGAATGTTAAAAGAAGAAATTTACGGTTCTCTTAATCCTAAACAAATGCAATATATTAGTGGTATTGCTAGCACAGGAGAACATCTTTTAGAGTTGGTTAATGACTATTTAGATTTAGCCAAACTAGAAGCTCAAAAAGAAGAATTATTTTTAGAAAATTTAGCAGTAGAAGATATTTGTCGTGCTTCTTTAGCCATAGTGGAAGACAAAGCTCGACAAAAAGGACTAGACTTAATTTTAAACATCAGTAAAAAAGTAGATTTTTGTGTAGCCGATAAATTACGTTTAAAACAAATCTTAGTTAATTTACTTTCTAATGCAGTGAAATTTACTCAAGAAGGTTCGGTTACTTTACAAGTACAGTTCCACAAAAATATGCTTAAGTTTGCGGTAATCGATACAGGAATTGGTATTTCTCAAGCAGACTGTCAAAAACTTTTTCAACCCTTTCAACAAATTCATACCCCTCTTCATCGCCTTCATAAAGGCACTGGTTTAGGATTAGCTTTATCCCAAAAATTAGCTAGACTACATGGTGGTGACATTACACTTACTTCAGAAGCTGGAAAAGGTAGCTGTTTTACTTTATCTATACCTCGTCTGGAAAAGAATGAATTATAGTTTTGTTAGAACCTCTTGATTATTTAGTCGGAATGATTCAAGCAAAATTAACGCAACTAACCAGCTTATTTCAAGAGATGGAGCGAGCTTTAATCGCTTATTCTGGCGGTGTAGATAGTACTTTAGTCGCCAAAGTTGCTTATGATGTTTTGGGCGATCGCGCTTTGGCAATCACAGCAGTTTCTCCTTCCTTATTACCAGAAGAATTAGAAGAAGCAAGCATCCAAGCAGCAGTAATTGGGATCAAACACGAGTTAGTTGAAACCCAGGAAATGGACAACCCCAATTACACCTCCAATCCAACTAATCGCTGTTATTTTTGTAAAAGTGAACTACATGACACCTTAAAACCCTTAGCTATAGCTAGAGGTTATCCTTACGTAGTTGATGGGGTAAATGCCGATGACTTACAAGACTACCGCCCAGGAATTCAAGCAGCTAAAGAAAGAGGAGCGCGATCGCCTTTAGCAGAATTGGGTATAACTAAAATGGAGGTAAGAGAAATTTCCCGTCATTTAGGACTTACTTGGTGGGATAAACCAGCACAACCCTGTCTAAGCTCTCGTTTTCCTTACGGAGAAGAAATTACGGTTGCTAAATTACAAAGAGTAGGAAGAGCAGAAATTTATTTACGGCAATTAGGTTATCAAAATTTACGAGTTCGTAGTTTTGGAGATACTGCCAAAATAGAATTACCTAGTGAACAAATTCAAGAATTCATCCTCAAGGTTAATTTACCTGAATTAGTTAGCAAATTTAAAGAGCTTGGTTTTCTGTATGTCACTCTCGATCTCGAAGGTTATCGCAGTGGTAAATTGAATCAAGTTTTAAGCTTGTCCAAATAAACACAA includes these proteins:
- a CDS encoding Inositol-phosphate phosphatase — its product is MKNFWDRVLQFCQTTTEIIGDRLINDFGKLQAIHKEDGSLVTKADRWADNEIRTAIINTFPDHGVLTEETTQIFPDSQWCWIVDPIDGTTNFTRGVPIWAISLGLLYEGTPVFGFVYLPQLRQFFYGYWGGNSGLEIPTGAYLNNQPIHTTHDSPSKSHLFNFCARSTEVLKNPFPCKIRMIGVASYNLLLVAAGAAMGGVEATPKIWDLAAVWVIVQAAGGKFIFLDSKPVFPLQIGQNYGDLSLPCLVVSREELITEFLPLVEFLGKAN
- a CDS encoding glycosyl hydrolase 38 domain protein, producing MSDLLINRIAKVLERLSALTQIDVQNNWRYTTVDFSFKPGYLTTLNLNQWQDAVINERRYIVWGKGRNIYWLAQNIIVPYHLQGYPLPGLSLRLVLTWWAEDAQIFVNGNLVQQGDLFDSSSRILLTNYAQPGEEFVIAIRLVSPGHDLGALMRSHLVYESNNQIDPGFVATELSILSKYLNQFEPEKLIVLASEIEKIKWNLVLNAEEFNRHLNHLRQRLLPLAKNIKQRSFYSLGHAHLDMAWLWTTNETYQVAQRTFQSVLKLQQNFPHLTFGHTTSALYEWIEKNRPNLFLAITKAVRLRKWEILGGMWVEPDVNLVCGESIIRQLFYGQKYLAEKFDQIATIAWLPDSFGFSWQLPQILKGAGIDYFVTGKLHWNDTTKFPHGCFWWESPDGTKLLTLMSPPNVTGVMDTNPITMTNYAVEWESQTGLQDIFWLPGVGDHGGGPTKDMLEVATKWNNSPFFPQIQFTTASQYLAKIKQTKISFPTWQDELYLELHRGCYTTHADQKKFNRYCEGLLYQAELFATLATTIDEERFDCGTLSHYLNGNPNFVKSQPWQSLIEIAWKKVLFNQFHDILPGTSIPEVFAEANQDWQAVIEIGETILKQALAAIASQIKLPLPPQPTAKPIVIFNSLNWIRDEVVSLAATKSNWEVYDLQGNKLPSQLSCDNQLLFLAEAIPSVGYRLFWIVATEVTQENQFPDYFVLENQYLKVKVNPTTGNLDSICEKTNQQEILQGAGNQLQAYRDRGQYWDAWDIDPDYQKYPLPPTELISIEWLDYGTIQQRLRVIRKLGSSTFTQDYLLQTNSPLLKITNTVDWQETQVVVKAAFPLNLTSDYATYEIACGAIARPTNHQTKAEQAKWELPALKWADLTDPQQNYGVSLLNDCKYGYDSQSDQLRLTLLRSSLWPDPTADKGIHQFTYAIYPHTNSWELARTVHKSYELNLPLQVIDIDVIPAKEQQLSPVGSFLDLSAENLILMTLKPDQETKDLILRCYECHGKTSQLYLQGDLDLNIKYPVDFLEQKKSNSSSLAHPKSYQVQPWQIISFKIG
- a CDS encoding ExsB family protein; protein product: MLEPLDYLVGMIQAKLTQLTSLFQEMERALIAYSGGVDSTLVAKVAYDVLGDRALAITAVSPSLLPEELEEASIQAAVIGIKHELVETQEMDNPNYTSNPTNRCYFCKSELHDTLKPLAIARGYPYVVDGVNADDLQDYRPGIQAAKERGARSPLAELGITKMEVREISRHLGLTWWDKPAQPCLSSRFPYGEEITVAKLQRVGRAEIYLRQLGYQNLRVRSFGDTAKIELPSEQIQEFILKVNLPELVSKFKELGFLYVTLDLEGYRSGKLNQVLSLSK
- a CDS encoding adenylate cyclase; this translates as MAKEIERKYLVKGEQWRTLATGIIYRQGYIPTAGNQTVRVRVVGEQGYLTIKGPRIGISRTEFEYLIPLEDAQEMLLNLCAKPLIEKKRYKIKYQDLIWEVDEFFGENAGLIIAEVELESENQLIHLPDWIDCEVTDPKYFNSNLIKHPYSKW
- a CDS encoding hypothetical protein (type IV pilus biogenesis protein PilI homolog) gives rise to the protein MNIVRVFTIAKNGFQEVIRDRILYFVGFFSLLLILAVRLIPEIAAGTHEKILLDFGIGSIALLSVVVAIFVGTSLINKEIEKRTLLMLIPKPISRAELIVGKHLGLVAVLVVMVGIMMTIYLGMMSFSAISYPLVALAISAGYLLLELSLLIAVAILFGVFTSSILATLLSFGVYLMGHFSQDLVELGKLSKNESIETLTTSLYLVLPDLSRLDLKNEAVYGLLPNYTDLFGHALYGLLYTILLLIIAMIIFSQKEF
- a CDS encoding two-component sensor histidine kinase translates to MFNSSGLSLQLSPKLNSINNVNLLILTDKVTELEAIIKTLETAEVNFTYEATNVEESYIDLENQVYDAILYNYCSSKNYSICESPLDRIDWWLTNPIKIPLIFITDCLGDEIATQCIQSGVNGYVLKHKLYKLPRILEKALVNFHQYQQQLERKKQQEEYIQKLEQEKREWLVAEAAKQEFISHLNHELRNPIAAILGFARMLKEEIYGSLNPKQMQYISGIASTGEHLLELVNDYLDLAKLEAQKEELFLENLAVEDICRASLAIVEDKARQKGLDLILNISKKVDFCVADKLRLKQILVNLLSNAVKFTQEGSVTLQVQFHKNMLKFAVIDTGIGISQADCQKLFQPFQQIHTPLHRLHKGTGLGLALSQKLARLHGGDITLTSEAGKGSCFTLSIPRLEKNEL